Proteins from one Archocentrus centrarchus isolate MPI-CPG fArcCen1 chromosome 8, fArcCen1, whole genome shotgun sequence genomic window:
- the tcap gene encoding telethonin isoform X2, with product MMPICTVLEKRNGVVVGAELTCSVREENKAQRESYTADWHSVSLKTQPQDRQTMNMNDTSRRETLSRQWQARSLKQTCPSGVFRVGTVERGVREHQLLPKRNTLPLPIFTPAELGVRLGRGAPHTEEDLQPFATQDGVCPSKRTVDEITREGEKQKDKRKRGDVRERQEG from the exons ATGATGCCAATCTGTACTGTGCTGGAGAAGCGTAATGGAGTGGTGGTGGGAGCTGAGCTGACCTGCAGTGTGAGGGAAGAGAACaaggctcagagagagagctaTACTGCTGATTGGCACAGCGTTAGTCTCAAGACTCAACCTCAAGACAG GCAGACCATGAACATGAACGATACCTCTCGTAGGGAGACTCTGTCCCGGCAGTGGCAGGCACGCTCACTGAAACAGACCTGCCCCTCTGGTGTCTTCAGGGTGGGCACAGTGGAAAGAGGAGTCAGAGAGCACCAGCTGCTTCCAAAGAGAAACACCCTCCCCTTGCCCATCTTCACCCCTGCAGAGCTGGGTGTCAGGCTGGGACGTGGAGCGCCACACACAGAGGAGGACCTGCAGCCATTTGCCACTCAAGATGGAGTATGCCCCAGCAAGAGGACGGTGGACGAGATCA CCAGAGAgggtgaaaaacaaaaggacaaaagaaaaagaggggatGTTAGGGAGAGGCAAGAAGGATGA
- the tcap gene encoding telethonin isoform X1: MMPICTVLEKRNGVVVGAELTCSVREENKAQRESYTADWHSVSLKTQPQDRQTMNMNDTSRRETLSRQWQARSLKQTCPSGVFRVGTVERGVREHQLLPKRNTLPLPIFTPAELGVRLGRGAPHTEEDLQPFATQDGVCPSKRTVDEITRDLPPVKPTLMEFAKAPKALGRSMSQEAQRG; this comes from the exons ATGATGCCAATCTGTACTGTGCTGGAGAAGCGTAATGGAGTGGTGGTGGGAGCTGAGCTGACCTGCAGTGTGAGGGAAGAGAACaaggctcagagagagagctaTACTGCTGATTGGCACAGCGTTAGTCTCAAGACTCAACCTCAAGACAG GCAGACCATGAACATGAACGATACCTCTCGTAGGGAGACTCTGTCCCGGCAGTGGCAGGCACGCTCACTGAAACAGACCTGCCCCTCTGGTGTCTTCAGGGTGGGCACAGTGGAAAGAGGAGTCAGAGAGCACCAGCTGCTTCCAAAGAGAAACACCCTCCCCTTGCCCATCTTCACCCCTGCAGAGCTGGGTGTCAGGCTGGGACGTGGAGCGCCACACACAGAGGAGGACCTGCAGCCATTTGCCACTCAAGATGGAGTATGCCCCAGCAAGAGGACGGTGGACGAGATCACCAGAGACCTCCCTCCAGTCAAGCCGACCCTCATGGAGTTTGCCAAAGCGCCCAAAGCTCTGGGTCGCTCCATGTCTCAGGAGGCCCAGAGAgggtga